One Microcaecilia unicolor chromosome 4, aMicUni1.1, whole genome shotgun sequence genomic region harbors:
- the LOC115467817 gene encoding olfactory receptor 52A1-like, which yields MISSFNSTIMNPSVFTLIGIPGLETLHYWIAIPFCVLYIIALLGNAAIMTVITVTSTLHEPMFIFLFLLAFNDVCLCSTIIPKMLGIFWFNFKEINMHGCLAQMYFIHVFTGTESGVLLAMAFDRYVAICNPLRYGSIMTTNLIAKIGMVLLLRPAVLVAPFLFLIKRFSFYKTNVISHSYCEHMAVVTLVQEDVRLNSAYGLFVAFFVIGIDVILISLSYIRIFKAVFVLPSKEARLKAFSTCIPHICVFLMFYALALFSFLSHRYGKSIPHYIHIILSNLYLLLPPALNPMVYGVKTKQIRNRAITLIVFWKRII from the coding sequence ATGATATCATCTTTCAATTCTACCATCATGAACCCATCTGTCTTCACCCTAATCGGAATTCCAGGCTTGGAGACCCTTCATTACTGGATTGCCATCCCTTTCTGCGTGCTCTACATAATCGCACTCCTGGGCAATGCCGCTATTATGACTGTTATCACCGTCACGTCAACTCTCCATGAGCCGATGTTCATTTTCCTTTTCCTGTTGGCCTTCAATGATGTCTGCTTGTGTAGTACTATAATACCAAAAATGTTGGGCATCTTTTGGTTTAATTTTAAGGAAATTAACATGCATGGCTGCCTTGCTCAAATGTATTTTATTCATGTATTTACAGGCACAGAATCAGGAGTTCTCCTAGCCATGGCCTTCGATCGTTATGTTGCGATTTGCAACCCCTTGAGATATGGTTCCATAATGACTACTAATTTGATAGCAAAAATTGGAATGGTTCTTCTGCTCAGACCTGCAGTTCTTGTagccccctttctcttccttattaAAAGATTCTCATTCTACAAAACCAATGTCATCTCCCACTCCTACTGCGAGCACATGGCAGTGGTAACACTTGTACAGGAAGACGTGCGACTCAATAGTGCCTATGGTTTGTTTGTAGCTTTCTTCGTTATAGGTATAGATGTCATTCTTATCAGCTTATCTTATATCAGGATCTTTAAAGCTGTCTTTGTCCTTCCGTCCAAGGAAGCCCGTCTCAAGGCTTTCAGCACCTGTATACCACACATCTGTGTCTTCTTAATGTTTTACGCTCTTGCTCTTTTCTCTTTCTTATCCCATCGCTATGGTAAAAGTATTCCTCACTACATTCATATTATCCTATCAAACTTGTACCTTCTTCTTCCACCAGCACTAAATCCAATGGTTTATGGTGTGAAGACCAAGCAGATCCGTAACCGGGCAATAACACTCATAGTCTTTTGGAAAAGAATAATTTAG
- the LOC115468326 gene encoding olfactory receptor 52E4-like, which translates to MSIMTLRNLTSLQISAFLLIGIPGLEDFHFHIAFPFCFMYIVALVGNFTILFIIKTEQSLHEPMHLFLAMLAVTDLILSTCTLPKMLGIFWFSSNEICLGECLLQMFLIHSFSAMESGILLAMAFDRYVAICHPLRHSSILTNQTIIKVAVVIATRGIILVMPFTFLVKRLDLCKSNVILHSYCEHMALVKLACEDVIVNIVYGLFVALFVVGFDIVFIALSYVMILKSVFSLPSNQARFKAFSTCGSHICVILMFYIPGLFTFLTHRFGHQISPSIHILLAISYLLIPPMMNPIVYGVKTQQIRTRVLKLFLWQRI; encoded by the coding sequence ATGTCCATCATGACCCTGCGGAATTTGACTAGCCTGCAGATTTCTGCTTTTCTACTGATAGGTATTCCCGGCCTAGAGGATTTCCACTTCCATATTGCATTCCCTTTCTGCTTCATGTACATTGTGGCACTTGTGGGAAACTTCACCATCTTGTTCATTATTAAAACTGAGCAAAGCCTCCATGAGCCCATGCATCTCTTCCTTGCCATGCTAGCCGTCACTGACCTCATCTTATCTACGTGTACCCTTCCTAAAATGCTAGGTATCTTCTGGTTCAGTTCCAATGAAATTTGCCTTGGGGAATGTCTGCTTCAGATGTTCCTTATTCACTCATTCTCGGCCATGGAATCAGGGATTTTGCTAGCCATGGCCTTTGATCGTTACGTTGCCATCTGCCATCCTTTGAGACATTCGTCAATCCTAACAAACCAAACCATAATAAAAGTAGCAGTCGTCATTGCAACAAGAGGGATCATTCTGGTGATGCCATTCACTTTTCTGGTGAAAAGGTTGGATCTGTGTAAAAGCAATGTTATTCTTCATTCTTACTGTGAACACATGGCTCTGGTGAAGCTTGCTTGTGAAGATGTCATTGTTAATATTGTATACGGTCTTTTTGTAGCTCTGTTCGTGGTAGGGTTTGATATCGTTTTCATTGCTCTGTCTTACGTTATGATTCTCAAATCTGTCTTCAGCCTTCCATCTAACCAGGCTCGATTCAAGGCCTTCAGCACTTGTGGTTCCCATATCTGTGTCATATTGATGTTTTACATACCTGGGCTTTTCACGTTCTTAACACACAGGTTTGGTCACCAGATTTCTCCCAGCATTCACATTCTTCTAGCAATCAGCTACCTCCTCATTCCACCCATGATGAATCCTATAGTCTACGGTGTGAAAACACAGCAGATTCGGACCAGAGTCCTCAAGTTGTTCCTGTGGCAACGGATCTAA
- the LOC115468327 gene encoding LOW QUALITY PROTEIN: olfactory receptor 52R1-like (The sequence of the model RefSeq protein was modified relative to this genomic sequence to represent the inferred CDS: deleted 2 bases in 1 codon) yields the protein MSPVNSSHSHPSTFILTGIPGLETAHIWISLPFCGMYIMAFFGNLIILYVVKTEQSLHGPMYYFLSMLAVTDMVLSTSVSPKMLTLFWFHSKEIDYDACLIQLFFVHCFSSTESGVFLAMAIDRYVAICNPLRHSVILSNPIITRIGLIIIIRGVLLISPFCFLLNRLQFCSNKVILHSYCEHMAVAKLACSNTIINAVYGLIVAFLVVGFDVTFIILSYVLILKVVFRLPSKVARIKAFSTCGSHICVILAFYIPALFTFLTHRFGHNVPLHIHIIIANLYLLVPPMFNPIVYGVKTKQIRSRVLAIFQLNRLF from the exons ATGTCACCTGTCAACAGCTCTCACAGCCACCCATCAACATTTATCCTCACTGGAATTCCAGGGCTGGAAACTGCACACATCTGGATCTCCCTCCCATTCTGTGGGATGTACATCATGGCT TTTTTTGGAAACCTCATCATTCTGTACGTTGTAAAAACTGAGCAGAGTCTTCATGGGCCCATGTACTATTTCCTTTCCATGCTGGCTGTCACAGATATGGTTTTATCGACATCTGTATCGCCAAAAATGCTGACTCTGTTTTGGTTCCATTCCAAAGAAATTGATTACGACGCCTGCCTGATCCAGTtgttttttgtccactgtttttCTTCTACAGAATCGGGCGTCTTCTTGGCCATGGCCATCGATCGCTACGTGGCAATCTGCAACCCTTTGAGACACTCAGTTATCCTATCGAATCCCATCATCACAAGAATAGGGCTTATCATAATAATCAGAGGGGTGCTCTTGATAAGCCCATTTTGCTTTCTCCTGAACAGACTTCAATTCTGTTCCAACAAGGTGATCTTGCATTCCTACTGCGAGCACATGGCAGTAGCGAAGCTCGCCTGCTCCAATACTATAATCAACGCTGTATATGGACTAATTGTTGCATTTTTGGTTGTTGGGTTTGACGTGACTTTCATTATCTTGTCTTATGTGTTGATTCTGAAGGTGGTCTTCAGGCTTCCATCTAAAGTGGCACGCATCAAAGCTTTCAGCACCTGTGGTTCTCATATTTGCGTCATCTTAGCATTTTATATCCCAgctctttttacatttttaacacACAGATTCGGCCACAATGTTCCTCTTCACATTCATATAATTATAGCCAATCTTTACCTCCTGGTACCTCCAATGTTCAATCCAATAGTCTATGGTGTGAAAACCAAACAGATCCGTTCTCGGGTGCTAGCGATTTTCCAGCTTAATAGGCTATTTTAA